Part of the Caulifigura coniformis genome, CGCGAATCTCGATCTTGAAGTTCAGCTCGTTGGCGACGCCGGGGATCTGGAGCGACGCCTTGCGGAAACCGGGTATTCCGGCGAGCGCCTGAGCATCGTTCCGGCCGACGGTTTCGTCGGCATGGAAGAAAAGCCCACAGAAGCGCTGCGCAAAAAGCCGCGGAGCTCGATTGCCGTCTGCTGGAAGCTGATGGCCACCCGCGAGGTCGACGCGATCGTCAGCGCCGGCAATACGGGCGGGGTCGTCGCAGCGGGCCTCTGGAGCCGGCTGTTCCTGAAAGGCGTCAAACGCCCGGGAATCGCAGTGGTCCTGCCGACGCTGACAGGCCGCACCGTGCTGATGGATGTCGGGGCCAACCCGGACGCCAAGCCGGAGCACCTCTATCAATACGCCGTCATGGCGCAGATTTATTCCCGCGAAATGCTGGGAATCTCGCATCCGCGCGTCGGGCTGATGAACATCGGCAGCGAGGACGGCAAAGGAAACGAGCTGGTCCGCGGCACGCACCAGATGCTCAGCAAGAGCCCTTACAAGATGGACTACGTCGGAAACGTCGAAGGCCGGGGCCTGTACCTGGGCGAGGCGGACGTGGTGATTTGCGAAGGATTCGTGGGAAATGTCGTGCTGAAAGTCAGCGAAGGCATGGCCTCGATGTTCATGCGGCGGATTCCGGACGCGATCCTGAAGTCGCTGCATTCCGAGAAGCACCTGGCGGCCGCGGCGTTCGAGAACCTCGCGCATTCCTACGAGTACAACGAAACGGGCGGAGCGCCGCTGCTGGGGATCGACGGCGTGTGCATCATCTGCCACGGCTCGAGCGACGCCCGGTCGATTGCGAACGCCCTCCAGGGAGCCGCCGCCCTGCACAAGCGAAATGTCAACGCGCAGATCGCGGATGCTCTGGCGCTCAGCGAATAACGAAACCGAGTTCCGGAGTCCGAATTCGGGGAATTCCCGTCGCGCAGAGTTGCTGATCCCGGTGTGCCGGGATTGTTGAACCTCTTGCGTTTTGGCAGTCGATTCATTAGCGTCGACGATCCGCCTGCGCCCGTCCCGGCATGTCAGGCAACAGATGGCTGCTTCGAGCGGCCGATTTCAACGAACTTCCCTCCAC contains:
- the plsX gene encoding phosphate acyltransferase PlsX, which produces MRIALDAMGGDFAPQINVQGAIDALCANLDLEVQLVGDAGDLERRLAETGYSGERLSIVPADGFVGMEEKPTEALRKKPRSSIAVCWKLMATREVDAIVSAGNTGGVVAAGLWSRLFLKGVKRPGIAVVLPTLTGRTVLMDVGANPDAKPEHLYQYAVMAQIYSREMLGISHPRVGLMNIGSEDGKGNELVRGTHQMLSKSPYKMDYVGNVEGRGLYLGEADVVICEGFVGNVVLKVSEGMASMFMRRIPDAILKSLHSEKHLAAAAFENLAHSYEYNETGGAPLLGIDGVCIICHGSSDARSIANALQGAAALHKRNVNAQIADALALSE